The genomic window CACCTAAGCGTTACAGCGGCGGGAAAAATGAATCCAAGGCAAACTGCAGCGGTTGCTCCAGTGAATTGGAAAGCAACCCAGATGCTGGGTATGAAATTTGCACCCAAGAAGATAAGTATCAAGAGTCCGGAAGTAATAAAAGCAAACCTCGTGGTAGACTGGGGTAAAGGGCTGGCGGAAGGGAAGAAGAGGCCATCTATGTTGATTCTAAGCGGATAAAAGACGATGGGAAATACAAGCATGAGGTGAGCAGCATAGCTCACACGGACAGCATCATTAAGTAGGTAGCTATAGGGAATGCCAAGGTCAGTATCGAAGTTGGCAAGCACATCAGCCAATGTTGCATCACCGAATAGAAGGAATCCGAAGACACTTGTCATTATGTAAACAATTGAGCATGAAGCGAGAGAAGTTCGAACAACTGCTCCTATCTGGGTTGTGTTTTTGAGTTCATTGGCTATATTGTGAACTGCAAATTGTTAAAAACACATGAATCTTAAGTATTCTGATTAACCTGCACTGAAGTCCAGATGAAAAACAAGTTACTTTAATCAAGTCGCATACCATTGTAGTGGCAGATAAATGCGGTGACTAGAACCGGGAATACAGTGAAGAGTTTCCAGAATGAGGTCAAATCAGTGACATCCGGTAGCAATCTCGGCATCACTACAGTTCCGCTAATCAACTTGAAAATTGCTATGGCCAGAATAATGACAAGAAACGCAACAGCAAGAGCAACTGATAATGCCGACGAAAATCTTAAGGAGTCTAAAATATGAGAATGCACAACAGCAAGTTAGTGACATGCAATAAAAGCTATACAATTCAAAGACAGGATGTTTGAGTTTGGATTTAATAAGTAAAAGAGCACTGCTGATTCTCCGAGATAATCGAAATAACAAACACTTACAGGATTTGTAAATTCCATCCATGATAAATGAACGAAAGTTCTTCGTAGAGCTGCtctaaaataccaaaatagttATACATCTAATATGTTTACCGATTAACTTGGGTGCTTTCTGCTTTAATTGTGTCGACATACTAAGTTCTAATATCTCTTAAGAACAAGCAAGACAGATAAAATTCAGCAAACATTAGCACAACAAGACCACTAACCAATGCGTTTAAAACATGCCAAAGGAGAGAAGATGCCGATTGTTGAGATGAGAAGAACAAAGGTACGCCCGTTCCACCAATGTTGCCCGAACCAACCTTCAAGGACACCAGCATGGTGAACTCCACTTGATGATGTTCCAGAAAGCACATCACCTTCAAGAAACAATTAATGAATCATAATAAGTTTATAGCTCAATTGAATGTAAAAGAACAACCAGATATGCAATTTTAAGTTGAATGAAATGAAACCATACCAATAATAATCATATACACAATGAGAACTCCAATGTTGTTGACTAAAACACAGATTTGTAACATGATTTTTCCATACTTTCCAAATGCATCCCCCATAAGACCTCCATAAGAAGTTATTTTTCCAGCCTTACTAAACCTTATCAAGAACTCAATAGAGGCATCAGTTAAGAAGGCCATAAAGATGATAAGAGCAACACCAAGAATCAGTCCCAGGACTTTCATTGTAGCGGGCAAGGCCATGATCCCTGCACCAACAATTGTTGTTGACAAGTTAAACACTGCCCCAATAAAAGAGGCTCCATTAAATTCATCATGAACAGCATCTTCATCTTGTTGTTTAGGTAGCAAGGGAGCTTTCTCATCAGCAACATGTTTGCTTCTCCCTGAACCCTTCTCTTTATTTGGTGTTATATCCCCAACTGTCATcttcaaaatcaccaaaaactctCAAAATTTCCTAATTTTCATAGAAATCTCAATCACATTACAGGGTAAAACCAGCCTTGAGCACGCTCCAAGAATCTGATTCGCACAAAAAAGACAAAAGCTTTAGGTGCCAAAACATTAATTCCCTGgataactttttttcttttaaaaatgcaTTAATAGTCCTAACCTCTAACAAAATCTAAACTTTAATTTGCACCCTTTTGAGgttgaaaaaaaagagaagatttcTCTTCTGCAGCTAAAGG from Gossypium hirsutum isolate 1008001.06 chromosome D12, Gossypium_hirsutum_v2.1, whole genome shotgun sequence includes these protein-coding regions:
- the LOC107945768 gene encoding amino acid transporter AVT6A, with translation MTVGDITPNKEKGSGRSKHVADEKAPLLPKQQDEDAVHDEFNGASFIGAVFNLSTTIVGAGIMALPATMKVLGLILGVALIIFMAFLTDASIEFLIRFSKAGKITSYGGLMGDAFGKYGKIMLQICVLVNNIGVLIVYMIIIGDVLSGTSSSGVHHAGVLEGWFGQHWWNGRTFVLLISTIGIFSPLACFKRIDSLRFSSALSVALAVAFLVIILAIAIFKLISGTVVMPRLLPDVTDLTSFWKLFTVFPVLVTAFICHYNVHNIANELKNTTQIGAVVRTSLASCSIVYIMTSVFGFLLFGDATLADVLANFDTDLGIPYSYLLNDAVRVSYAAHLMLVFPIVFYPLRINIDGLFFPSASPLPQSTTRFAFITSGLLILIFLGANFIPSIWVAFQFTGATAAVCLGFIFPAAVTLRDRHVISRKEDRMLAIVMIVLSVFSNMVLVYGNAISLLKKNQ